The proteins below are encoded in one region of Cucurbita pepo subsp. pepo cultivar mu-cu-16 unplaced genomic scaffold, ASM280686v2 Cp4.1_scaffold000383, whole genome shotgun sequence:
- the LOC111785145 gene encoding probable GABA transporter 2 → MVKGLLMCYSVIFVTFYAIAASGYWVFGNRASSNILLSLTPDTGPPLAPSWILGLAVIFVLLQLLAIGLVYSQVAYEIMEKQSADMKKGMFSKRNLIPRLILRSIYMIICGFFAAMLPFFGDISAVVGAICFIPLDFILPMLLYNITHNPPKSSLTYSINLAIIVVFTGVGLLGSFSSIRKLVLDASKFKLFSNHVVD, encoded by the exons ATGGTGAAAGGGCTTTTGATGTGTTACAGTGTGATATTTGTAACTTTCTACGCCATTGCAGCATCTGGATATTGGGTGTTTGGAAACAGGGCAAGCTCCAATATTCTGCTGAGCCTGACGCCGGACACTGGACCTCCATTGGCTCCCTCTTGGATTCTTGGGCTCGCTGTcatctttgttcttcttcaactccTCGCCATTGGACTG GTGTACTCACAAGTGGCATACGAAATAATGGAGAAGCAATCAGCTGACATGAAGAAAGGAATGTTTTCCAAAAGGAACCTTATTCCAAGGCTCATTCTTCGCTCAATATACATGATCATCTGTGGCTTTTTTGCTGCTATGCTTCCATTCTTTGGTGACATTAGTGCCGTGGTGGGTGCTATTTGCTTCATTCCTCTTGATTTCATTCTACCAATGCTTCTCTATAACATCACCCACAATCCTCCCAAATCCTCCCTCACCTATTCTATCAACCTCGCCATTATTGTCGTCTTCACCGGGGTTGGACTCTTGGGTTCGTTCTCTTCTATACGAAAGCTCGTTCTTGATGCTTCCAAGTTCAAGCTCTTCAGTAATCATGTTGTCGATTGA